The following proteins come from a genomic window of Thermoproteus sp.:
- a CDS encoding M28 family peptidase has product MGELARTCMKYRDLVAGSPDERTFLNYIASILDIPYVWLQFSPVEVLYWRDKGSTLDVGGLRFEVLAMPYSKAGTYEGKLVGMDDDVEGNIAVSQFPKDVNDAKYLLIQAARRGALAVVFYGEPQRRIVVTDELGFKYDAAPPPIPAVSAPQAVEKAVGQKASLYIDIESKITYSYNVVAMNSFDDTPMISAHYDHWLWGASDNCGGVEAAIMAFLDLVAEDRPIALGLFTAEEGVGPHVPSLYWAWGSLAYFKRWRPKLLVNLDVIGVGSPKAYVMPYLEEEARGVLPVERPRADFDSLNYEVEGLPAVTISSLDDVWPIYHSPLDDKVDDATVALAAEAAKRLARMEPKPPKVELAQYGIGAGSDPYEAWSIAHNYLVVFKDYSHSDIVYVDVFDFLRRNGKDYVRIDLLGGPTICVGDCERALEIYREIAYLRLA; this is encoded by the coding sequence GTGGGGGAGCTTGCGAGGACTTGTATGAAATATAGAGATTTAGTCGCTGGCTCTCCTGACGAGAGGACCTTCTTGAACTATATAGCATCGATATTAGATATACCGTATGTATGGCTTCAATTTTCCCCCGTTGAGGTACTTTACTGGAGGGACAAAGGCTCTACTCTCGACGTGGGGGGCCTCAGATTTGAAGTGTTGGCGATGCCTTACTCCAAGGCGGGAACCTACGAGGGCAAGCTGGTGGGGATGGACGATGACGTTGAGGGCAATATAGCAGTATCGCAGTTCCCCAAAGACGTAAATGACGCTAAGTACCTATTGATCCAGGCGGCCAGGCGGGGAGCTTTGGCCGTGGTGTTCTACGGGGAGCCTCAGAGGAGGATTGTGGTGACCGACGAGCTGGGCTTTAAATACGACGCGGCGCCGCCCCCCATACCGGCGGTCAGCGCGCCTCAAGCGGTGGAGAAGGCGGTTGGGCAGAAGGCCTCGCTTTATATAGACATAGAGTCAAAAATAACGTATAGCTACAACGTGGTGGCGATGAACTCCTTCGACGACACGCCAATGATTTCGGCCCATTACGACCACTGGCTCTGGGGCGCCTCGGACAACTGCGGAGGCGTCGAGGCGGCGATTATGGCGTTTCTCGACCTGGTGGCGGAGGACCGCCCGATAGCGCTGGGCCTCTTCACGGCCGAGGAGGGCGTCGGCCCCCACGTGCCTTCGTTGTACTGGGCGTGGGGATCTTTGGCATATTTCAAGAGGTGGAGGCCCAAGCTTCTGGTGAACCTCGACGTAATCGGCGTGGGTTCCCCCAAGGCCTACGTCATGCCCTATCTGGAGGAAGAGGCGAGGGGGGTGTTGCCGGTGGAGCGGCCGCGGGCCGATTTCGACTCGCTAAACTACGAAGTCGAAGGCCTTCCGGCTGTCACCATATCGTCTCTAGACGACGTCTGGCCCATATACCACAGCCCCCTAGACGACAAAGTCGACGACGCGACGGTGGCCCTCGCCGCCGAGGCCGCCAAAAGGCTTGCCAGAATGGAGCCGAAGCCGCCCAAGGTCGAGTTGGCCCAATACGGCATTGGGGCCGGCTCGGACCCCTACGAGGCGTGGTCAATCGCGCACAACTACCTAGTGGTCTTCAAGGACTACAGCCACAGCGATATAGTGTATGTCGACGTGTTCGATTTCCTTAGGCGCAACGGCAAGGACTACGTCAGGATAGACCTCCTGGGGGGCCCGACTATATGCGTCGGCGACTGCGAGAGGGCCCTCGAGATCTATAGGGAAATCGCGTACCTACGGCTGGCCTAG
- a CDS encoding phosphopantetheine adenylyltransferase has protein sequence MRLRYRRVVLGGTFDTLHSGHVKLLATASLIGEEILIGLTSDSFASTYKQYNVKPFAVRLANLKALMGLIAPEKKVEYAAINDPYGPATARPELEAIVVSRETLPRGLEINDERARRGLRPMDVVMITTVKDGYGNILSSTFIRRLLGIN, from the coding sequence GTGAGGCTCAGATATAGACGTGTAGTCCTAGGCGGCACCTTCGACACGTTACATTCGGGCCACGTCAAGCTGTTGGCCACCGCGTCGCTTATAGGCGAGGAGATCTTGATAGGTCTGACCAGCGACTCCTTCGCGTCGACCTATAAGCAGTATAACGTCAAGCCCTTCGCGGTGAGGCTGGCGAACTTAAAGGCGTTGATGGGCCTCATAGCCCCCGAGAAGAAGGTGGAATACGCCGCGATCAACGACCCCTACGGCCCCGCGACGGCCAGGCCGGAGCTAGAGGCCATCGTGGTGAGCAGAGAGACCCTGCCGAGGGGGCTGGAGATAAACGACGAGAGGGCCAGACGCGGGCTCAGGCCTATGGACGTCGTCATGATAACCACCGTGAAGGACGGCTACGGCAATATACTCTCTTCCACCTTCATAAGGCGGCTGTTAGGAATCAATTAG
- a CDS encoding DEAD/DEAH box helicase family protein, translating to MVQLLWDRGTVLISGDVPAQIKSLSFVKFDSRVGKYRALGMYYQRIKAVLDSLGVQYEDDVLSPLCKSVKYVKEPRLRPYQEEALKSWLRRKRGVVVMPTGAGKTYVAIRAIAEVGQAALVVVPTVELLKQWERRLSEYFPGRVGVWYGEEKREMCITVTTYDSAYISIEALGNKYPLLVFDEVHHLPSESYRQIAELSPAPYRLGLTATPERADELHLLLPDLVGPVVYRMSVSEAAGRYLADFEVEVIKVDLTEEELKRYRDYERIYKEFLRAKGLKFRSPSDFNKLVLLAGRDKRAREALEAWHEMRRILFEAENKIKAVADILRRHRDGKVLIFTEYTALAREISRRYLIPEVTYDVPDQERELVMEMFRRGEVRAVVTGKVLDEGIDVPDVDVVVILGGTSSSRQYVQRVGRALRLKPHKAKIYEVITARTREVDMSRRRRKGVS from the coding sequence GTGGTGCAACTGTTGTGGGATAGAGGCACCGTTTTGATTTCGGGGGACGTGCCCGCCCAAATTAAATCTCTCTCTTTCGTTAAGTTCGACTCGAGGGTTGGCAAGTACCGCGCGCTTGGCATGTACTACCAGAGGATCAAGGCCGTGTTGGACTCCCTAGGCGTGCAGTACGAAGACGACGTGTTGTCGCCCCTCTGTAAATCCGTTAAGTACGTCAAGGAGCCGCGGTTGAGGCCGTATCAAGAGGAGGCCCTTAAGAGCTGGCTTAGGCGTAAGAGGGGCGTAGTCGTAATGCCGACAGGCGCGGGGAAGACCTACGTGGCCATAAGGGCTATAGCCGAGGTGGGACAAGCCGCTCTGGTGGTGGTCCCCACAGTGGAGTTGCTTAAACAGTGGGAGAGGAGGCTCTCCGAGTACTTCCCCGGCAGGGTGGGGGTTTGGTACGGCGAGGAGAAGAGGGAGATGTGCATAACGGTGACCACATACGACTCCGCCTATATCTCCATAGAGGCTCTGGGCAATAAGTACCCCCTCCTCGTCTTCGACGAGGTCCACCACCTGCCGTCCGAGTCGTACAGACAGATAGCCGAACTGTCGCCGGCCCCCTATAGGCTCGGCCTTACGGCCACGCCCGAGAGGGCCGACGAGCTCCATTTGTTGTTGCCGGACCTAGTGGGCCCCGTGGTGTACCGCATGTCGGTGTCGGAGGCCGCCGGGAGGTACCTCGCCGACTTCGAGGTGGAGGTGATAAAGGTAGACCTGACGGAGGAGGAGTTGAAGAGGTATAGGGACTACGAGAGGATATACAAGGAGTTCCTAAGGGCCAAGGGGCTGAAGTTCAGATCCCCCTCCGACTTCAACAAGCTGGTCCTGTTGGCCGGCAGAGACAAAAGGGCCAGGGAGGCACTTGAGGCTTGGCACGAGATGAGGAGGATACTTTTTGAGGCCGAGAACAAGATAAAGGCGGTGGCCGACATATTGAGGAGACATAGGGACGGGAAGGTCCTAATCTTCACCGAATATACGGCGCTTGCGAGGGAGATCTCCAGGCGTTATTTAATACCGGAGGTGACCTACGACGTGCCGGATCAAGAGAGGGAGCTCGTCATGGAGATGTTCAGAAGGGGCGAGGTGAGGGCAGTGGTGACGGGCAAAGTCCTCGACGAGGGCATAGACGTCCCGGATGTCGACGTCGTTGTGATACTGGGCGGCACGTCCTCCAGCAGGCAGTACGTGCAGAGGGTCGGAAGGGCGCTCCGGCTGAAGCCCCATAAGGCCAAGATCTACGAGGTCATCACAGCTAGAACTAGAGAGGTCGATATGTCCAGAAGGAGGCGTAAGGGCGTGTCGTGA
- a CDS encoding DUF790 family protein: protein MIPLELLRVKRRGELVAPLYLRDLKPAEYVLRAYRPGARLKDARKAVEEAPLDSKLARGLAHIVEKYIVVEPVDKKLLTKVRIEVFREAAKAHPILDEAARSRVLSSVAARLKMRMEDVEKALLKVHEDELTIMEAPRITPEELVALYNTSLIQALLFRSRRMSLYVEAGGSQIKELTRALKRLGLMYVAEKRGAGITMDIDGPASLLKQTERYGTRLAKLVPYIASAGDWRIEAEISLYGRSYRFVESKATAPELSTRDPEPLQFDSYVEQEFYAKISQLCRAEREPEALVVDGRIFIPDFKVGELYVEIVGFWTPDYIARKYEKLASAKIPLLVLVDEKLALASWRSLPHYVVVFKERPRLSDVFKYIKPYCRR, encoded by the coding sequence GTGATCCCGCTGGAGCTCTTGAGGGTAAAAAGGCGGGGGGAGCTGGTCGCGCCGTTATATCTACGCGACCTCAAGCCCGCCGAATATGTGCTCCGCGCGTATAGGCCGGGCGCGAGGCTCAAAGACGCCAGAAAGGCCGTCGAGGAGGCTCCTCTGGACTCCAAATTGGCCAGGGGGCTCGCCCACATAGTCGAGAAATACATTGTCGTGGAGCCCGTCGATAAGAAGCTTCTGACCAAAGTGAGAATTGAAGTGTTTAGGGAGGCCGCCAAGGCGCATCCAATACTCGACGAGGCGGCTAGGTCTAGGGTGCTGTCGTCGGTCGCGGCGCGGCTTAAGATGCGGATGGAGGATGTGGAGAAGGCGCTCTTGAAGGTACACGAGGACGAATTGACGATAATGGAGGCCCCCCGCATAACGCCCGAGGAGCTAGTCGCCCTATACAACACGTCGTTGATACAGGCGCTGTTGTTTAGGTCTAGGCGCATGTCCCTCTACGTCGAGGCGGGCGGCTCTCAGATAAAGGAGTTGACGCGGGCCCTCAAGAGGCTCGGGCTCATGTACGTCGCTGAGAAGAGGGGCGCGGGGATAACGATGGACATAGACGGCCCGGCGTCTCTGCTCAAACAGACCGAGCGCTACGGGACCAGGCTGGCCAAGCTAGTCCCCTACATCGCGTCGGCCGGCGACTGGCGCATAGAGGCGGAAATAAGCCTATACGGGAGGTCCTATAGGTTTGTCGAGTCTAAAGCCACCGCGCCGGAGCTCTCCACAAGGGACCCAGAGCCCCTCCAGTTCGACAGCTACGTCGAGCAGGAATTTTACGCCAAAATCTCCCAATTGTGCCGGGCGGAAAGGGAGCCGGAGGCCCTCGTGGTCGACGGGAGGATATTCATACCCGACTTCAAGGTCGGAGAGCTGTACGTAGAAATAGTGGGGTTCTGGACCCCCGACTATATAGCTAGGAAATACGAAAAACTGGCCTCGGCCAAGATACCCCTATTGGTGTTGGTGGACGAGAAGCTCGCCTTAGCCTCCTGGAGGAGCCTGCCGCATTACGTAGTAGTGTTCAAAGAGAGGCCGAGGCTCAGCGACGTCTTTAAGTACATAAAGCCCTATTGCAGACGGTAG
- a CDS encoding M20 family metallopeptidase, producing the protein MESRAVELLSGMIKIPTVNPPGEKYLEFVEFAERILKGLGMDVEVVEVPKAVVKSACPECVDYPRYILLARIGEPKVHFNGHYDVVPPGPEASWVVTKPFEPRYINGRLYGRGAVDMKGGLTSIILAAEAAIREGLKNFEISFVPDEEIGGVSGAGYLADSGKIKAPWAVIAEGSGVDNIWIGHRGLVWFLVEVYGKQVHGSTPWLGLNAFEGAVKIANKIIDEYIPSLSAKRSNYEFEDPRGAVPTLTIGGEVRGSVKTNVVPGYFAFTLDRRLIPEENVEEVKKEVEDFIKRAAKGLDHRVEVKVINESEAAVVPPDHPLVKTLEAAVAKVRGRTPRKTICIGGLDARFFVRRGIPTVTYGPGPESTAHAPDEFVEIAQVIDVAKSYLELLRSLK; encoded by the coding sequence ATGGAGTCGAGGGCCGTCGAACTGCTGTCCGGCATGATAAAAATACCGACGGTCAATCCGCCCGGCGAGAAGTATCTAGAATTCGTGGAGTTCGCCGAGAGGATACTGAAGGGGCTCGGGATGGACGTCGAGGTGGTCGAAGTGCCCAAGGCTGTGGTTAAAAGCGCGTGTCCCGAATGTGTGGACTATCCACGCTATATCCTGTTGGCCAGGATAGGCGAGCCCAAGGTACACTTCAATGGGCACTACGATGTGGTGCCCCCAGGTCCGGAGGCCAGCTGGGTTGTCACTAAGCCCTTCGAGCCCCGTTATATAAACGGCCGGCTCTACGGGAGGGGAGCCGTCGACATGAAGGGCGGCTTGACGTCCATAATCCTCGCCGCAGAGGCGGCCATTAGGGAGGGGCTTAAGAACTTCGAGATATCGTTCGTCCCTGACGAGGAGATAGGCGGGGTCTCCGGCGCCGGCTATCTGGCAGATTCAGGCAAAATAAAGGCCCCATGGGCCGTAATCGCGGAGGGCTCGGGCGTGGACAACATATGGATAGGACATAGGGGCCTCGTCTGGTTTTTAGTGGAGGTCTACGGGAAGCAGGTACACGGCTCTACGCCGTGGTTGGGCCTAAATGCGTTCGAGGGGGCCGTCAAGATAGCCAATAAGATCATAGATGAGTACATCCCGTCGCTCTCGGCTAAACGCAGCAACTACGAATTCGAAGACCCGAGAGGCGCCGTGCCCACTTTGACCATTGGCGGTGAGGTGAGGGGGTCCGTCAAGACAAATGTGGTGCCTGGCTACTTCGCGTTTACTCTAGATAGACGCCTCATACCCGAGGAGAACGTTGAGGAGGTCAAAAAAGAGGTGGAGGACTTCATAAAGAGGGCCGCCAAGGGGCTCGACCACAGAGTTGAGGTCAAGGTGATAAACGAGTCGGAGGCCGCTGTGGTGCCTCCCGACCATCCCCTAGTGAAGACGCTCGAAGCGGCCGTGGCGAAAGTCAGGGGGAGGACGCCGAGAAAGACTATATGTATAGGCGGCCTGGACGCCAGATTCTTCGTGAGGCGCGGAATACCCACAGTGACCTACGGACCCGGGCCTGAAAGCACGGCGCACGCCCCAGACGAATTCGTAGAGATAGCCCAGGTAATAGACGTGGCCAAATCCTACCTGGAGCTTTTACGGAGTCTTAAATGA
- a CDS encoding DUF1152 domain-containing protein, producing MRLVLAIGGGGDIVTASALAVKLGADVGLLPWERYVVDPVPGPLTRRDFVNAEGENPLFVIGPETRAIRRNRTITPQGACVSSIIGKKVYAISPDSPPSVIANALSSHFDEIIGVDVGGDVLACGCEYDLHSPLADSYSLAVLKRAEDLGVRAEVAVAGLGADGELDRGYLVERASRAAAIGGLLGYYALEPPEIPLLEQLISKCVTEASRNVLRALKGEYGEVPIRAGARRAYIDIFTPIFIRFKPSALIPMNKIAKAIYENDWDIFKAALELRKMGYTTEYDFENYIAAGLPPSEALAKAKADRRCSCEET from the coding sequence ATGAGACTCGTTCTGGCCATCGGCGGGGGCGGCGACATAGTGACCGCGTCGGCGCTAGCCGTCAAGCTAGGCGCGGACGTGGGGCTGTTGCCGTGGGAGCGCTACGTCGTAGACCCGGTGCCGGGCCCCTTGACGCGTAGAGACTTCGTCAACGCGGAGGGCGAAAACCCTCTATTCGTCATAGGACCCGAGACGCGCGCAATAAGGCGCAATAGGACCATAACGCCGCAGGGAGCTTGCGTTTCTTCTATCATCGGCAAGAAGGTCTACGCCATATCGCCCGACAGCCCGCCTTCCGTTATTGCGAATGCGCTTTCCTCTCATTTCGACGAAATTATAGGGGTCGACGTGGGCGGCGACGTCCTCGCGTGCGGTTGCGAGTACGATTTGCACTCGCCTCTCGCCGACTCCTACTCTTTAGCTGTCCTCAAACGGGCTGAAGATCTAGGCGTTAGGGCGGAAGTCGCCGTGGCGGGCCTCGGGGCGGATGGAGAGCTCGATAGAGGCTATTTGGTCGAGAGGGCCTCCCGTGCGGCCGCTATCGGAGGCCTTTTGGGCTATTACGCCCTGGAGCCTCCGGAGATTCCGCTACTCGAACAGCTAATATCTAAATGTGTAACTGAGGCTTCCAGGAATGTCTTGAGGGCGCTTAAAGGGGAATATGGGGAAGTCCCCATTAGGGCCGGCGCGAGGCGTGCATATATAGACATATTTACGCCGATCTTTATCCGCTTCAAGCCGAGCGCCTTGATTCCTATGAATAAGATCGCCAAGGCGATATACGAAAACGACTGGGATATATTTAAGGCCGCGTTGGAGTTGAGGAAAATGGGATACACCACCGAATACGACTTCGAGAACTACATAGCCGCCGGATTGCCCCCCTCTGAGGCCCTCGCCAAGGCTAAAGCCGATAGGAGGTGTAGTTGCGAGGAGACATGA
- a CDS encoding alcohol dehydrogenase catalytic domain-containing protein: MKAVRLVKFGSPGEALRLVELDEPKPGGGEVLVKIEAAGVCGRDLVVRKGAFPHVRLPITPGHEGVGRVVEVGPGVEKDLVGQRVFVAPALYDGTCEYCRRGLENLCRNAQYLGEHRDGTYAEYVVLPSNFVYPFHGVDPREAVLATDVIPTAVASVRRVDVEGKRVLVVGGGGTGLYIAQVAKLRGADVYISTRSAEKAKAYSSLGLEIYREGMKDFDVVFDTVGSPTIEGSIRLAKRNGVVVLIGNVTGEKAVLSPALLILRQVAVLGHMAYKPWDVYEGLDLLRRGLIKPIYTEYKLSDAARAHEDMEAGRVLGRAVLTP, encoded by the coding sequence ATGAAGGCCGTAAGGCTGGTAAAATTTGGGAGCCCCGGCGAGGCGTTGAGGCTCGTAGAGCTCGACGAGCCTAAGCCGGGAGGCGGCGAGGTGTTAGTGAAAATAGAAGCCGCCGGGGTCTGCGGCCGCGATTTAGTCGTCCGTAAAGGCGCTTTTCCCCATGTGCGGCTCCCCATAACGCCAGGCCATGAAGGTGTCGGCAGGGTCGTAGAGGTGGGCCCCGGCGTCGAGAAGGACCTAGTAGGGCAGAGAGTCTTCGTGGCCCCCGCTCTATACGACGGAACTTGTGAATACTGTAGGCGTGGGTTGGAAAATTTATGTAGAAACGCCCAATATTTGGGCGAGCATAGAGATGGCACATACGCCGAGTATGTAGTCCTGCCCTCTAATTTTGTATATCCATTCCACGGCGTAGATCCCAGAGAGGCGGTCCTGGCCACCGACGTGATCCCGACAGCCGTAGCGTCGGTCAGGAGGGTCGATGTGGAGGGCAAGAGAGTTTTGGTCGTAGGCGGCGGGGGGACGGGGCTATATATAGCTCAGGTGGCCAAATTGAGGGGGGCCGACGTCTACATATCGACTAGATCTGCCGAGAAGGCAAAGGCCTATAGCTCCCTAGGCCTGGAGATATATAGGGAGGGCATGAAGGACTTCGATGTGGTTTTCGACACGGTGGGCTCGCCCACCATAGAGGGCTCGATCAGGCTGGCCAAGAGGAACGGCGTCGTCGTGCTTATAGGCAACGTGACCGGCGAGAAGGCCGTGTTGAGTCCAGCCCTACTGATATTGAGGCAGGTGGCGGTGCTGGGCCATATGGCCTACAAGCCGTGGGACGTATATGAAGGCCTAGACCTCTTGAGGCGCGGCTTAATAAAGCCGATATATACCGAATATAAACTCTCAGATGCGGCTAGAGCCCACGAGGACATGGAGGCGGGGAGGGTGTTGGGGAGGGCCGTATTGACGCCGTGA
- a CDS encoding D-aminoacyl-tRNA deacylase, with protein MIALAISADPVSKGLAKILGLQEAPGASTFYTIQWRGIMVVFHKGDSVEVPPEDELKKLGIRHLVVPSRHEMAKPRPMMTAHTPGVAPSLSVAHAGLKSWLFRRICSAKPEEYDCSMEATHHGPNTDEVSVTFIEIGSTEREWKDERALKALASAVEDMPSYEPGGAPVAMTVGDLHYSLATQDVLQGLIDLGHVVHKDVVTADLVLEALYKHVEKPQKVIVYKKSIKGPVRRGVLDVLKGAEIEIRG; from the coding sequence GTGATCGCGCTGGCGATATCGGCGGATCCCGTCTCCAAGGGCCTAGCCAAGATTTTAGGCCTGCAGGAAGCTCCCGGCGCCTCGACGTTTTATACAATCCAGTGGAGGGGAATTATGGTGGTGTTCCATAAAGGCGACTCGGTCGAAGTGCCGCCCGAGGACGAACTGAAGAAGTTGGGGATACGGCATCTGGTAGTGCCTTCACGGCACGAAATGGCCAAGCCCAGGCCCATGATGACTGCACACACTCCGGGCGTCGCCCCGTCGTTGTCGGTAGCGCACGCCGGCTTGAAGTCTTGGCTATTTAGGCGTATATGTTCCGCGAAGCCGGAGGAGTACGATTGTTCCATGGAGGCGACACACCACGGGCCCAATACCGATGAGGTGAGTGTGACGTTTATAGAGATAGGTAGCACCGAAAGGGAGTGGAAAGATGAGCGCGCCCTCAAGGCCCTGGCCTCAGCCGTTGAGGACATGCCCTCATACGAGCCCGGAGGGGCGCCTGTAGCCATGACGGTGGGCGATCTACACTACTCCCTCGCGACTCAAGACGTCCTTCAGGGCCTTATCGATTTGGGCCACGTGGTGCACAAAGATGTAGTTACGGCGGATTTGGTCCTAGAGGCATTATATAAACATGTAGAGAAACCCCAAAAAGTTATAGTATATAAGAAGAGCATAAAGGGCCCCGTCAGGCGCGGGGTTCTCGACGTGTTGAAGGGCGCGGAAATCGAAATACGCGGATAA
- a CDS encoding sterol carrier protein produces the protein MSFRYFRPTQDWLEELCAKISGVNKAPPELSIIAVDPPRELDGDGITLYFKFRDNKCIEAKLIQGKFYTKYTLSAKYNDLLKMLEGTLYPFAAVPLGKLKVERGSLGELADYMPLAIEIVEAARDAARRRLSSQTR, from the coding sequence ATGTCCTTCCGATACTTTAGGCCGACTCAAGACTGGCTCGAAGAGCTCTGCGCCAAGATATCAGGCGTAAATAAGGCGCCGCCCGAGCTCTCGATCATAGCGGTAGACCCCCCTAGGGAGCTCGACGGCGACGGCATAACGCTTTACTTTAAATTTAGAGATAATAAATGTATAGAGGCAAAATTAATACAAGGCAAATTCTATACGAAATATACCCTTTCAGCTAAATATAATGACCTATTAAAGATGTTGGAAGGCACCCTCTACCCCTTCGCCGCAGTGCCGTTGGGCAAGCTCAAGGTGGAGCGGGGCAGCTTGGGCGAGCTGGCCGACTACATGCCGCTGGCCATAGAGATAGTCGAGGCGGCCCGCGATGCGGCCAGGCGGAGGCTCAGCTCACAGACGCGGTAA
- a CDS encoding sodium:proline symporter produces the protein MDGEVSIEQAILVGIVVVIAVAVGWYMYTLFLASVQSGSKISIAQAVVNGTGYLQIVATNVGPSTATIVGAYVGGVPCLPKYASGPATISGTKVVLDVGGSATLVFYCNGFSGTAGTTVQGDLVLSTGAVFPFTASVS, from the coding sequence ATGGATGGAGAGGTCTCAATAGAGCAAGCCATACTTGTAGGAATTGTGGTGGTTATAGCCGTGGCCGTCGGCTGGTATATGTACACTTTATTTCTGGCAAGCGTTCAGTCCGGTAGCAAGATCTCGATAGCGCAGGCCGTGGTGAACGGCACGGGGTATTTGCAAATAGTGGCGACCAACGTGGGGCCCTCTACGGCGACAATAGTGGGGGCATATGTGGGAGGGGTGCCGTGCCTGCCTAAATACGCGTCGGGCCCCGCGACTATCAGCGGTACTAAGGTGGTTCTAGACGTCGGGGGCTCCGCCACGTTGGTGTTCTATTGCAACGGCTTCTCGGGCACTGCCGGAACTACCGTACAGGGCGACTTAGTGCTCTCTACCGGCGCCGTCTTTCCCTTTACCGCGTCTGTGAGCTGA
- a CDS encoding lactate utilization protein B produces the protein MSKWQELFQRAAEGALTRVEGFLKGYSYVEELARKVREARLEVIKNFDYYIEATKKAVENLGGKAYLAETAEEARELVGKIVGSGKTVVMGKSNTALEIGLREYLQKLGNEVWETDLGEFIVQIGDDKPSNMIAPALHLGRGDVARLFKEKLGIDVGDDPSALATAAGEFLRSKFIKADVGITGANAIAADTGAVVNVENEGNIRKATILPPVHIVVAGVEKIVPTLVDAVHQAIVQAAYHGLFPPTYLEISAGPSSTGDIELVRVRPAQGPREFHLVLVDNGRRAAAKDEVLREALLCIRCVRCGFVCPVYKAVGRDFGEPPYVGPVGVMWLAVTRGLRAAGPSAMMCAHAGNCREVCPMKINIPEIIRYIKTKYLAQLSKS, from the coding sequence ATGAGCAAGTGGCAAGAGCTCTTCCAGCGCGCGGCGGAGGGCGCCCTGACGAGAGTGGAGGGATTTCTGAAGGGGTATAGCTACGTCGAGGAGCTGGCCCGAAAGGTCAGAGAGGCGAGACTCGAGGTGATAAAAAACTTCGACTACTACATAGAGGCCACCAAAAAGGCCGTCGAGAATCTCGGCGGCAAGGCGTATTTGGCGGAAACCGCCGAAGAGGCGAGGGAGCTCGTGGGGAAGATCGTAGGCTCCGGGAAGACTGTCGTGATGGGGAAGTCGAACACTGCGCTGGAGATAGGGCTGAGGGAATACCTACAGAAGCTGGGCAACGAGGTCTGGGAGACCGACCTCGGCGAGTTCATTGTCCAAATAGGTGACGACAAGCCGTCCAACATGATCGCGCCGGCGTTGCATCTAGGCAGAGGCGACGTGGCCCGCCTCTTCAAGGAGAAGTTGGGGATAGACGTGGGCGACGACCCCTCGGCCTTAGCCACGGCTGCCGGCGAGTTCCTTAGGTCCAAATTCATCAAGGCCGATGTCGGGATCACGGGCGCCAACGCGATAGCTGCAGATACAGGCGCCGTGGTCAACGTCGAAAACGAGGGAAATATACGTAAGGCCACAATACTGCCGCCTGTACATATCGTGGTGGCCGGCGTGGAGAAAATCGTGCCGACGCTGGTCGACGCGGTGCATCAGGCGATAGTGCAGGCCGCATATCACGGCCTCTTCCCGCCGACCTATTTGGAGATCTCCGCGGGGCCTTCCTCCACGGGTGACATAGAGCTGGTTCGCGTCAGGCCCGCCCAAGGGCCTAGGGAGTTCCACTTGGTGCTTGTGGACAACGGGAGGAGAGCCGCGGCTAAAGACGAAGTCTTGAGGGAGGCGTTGCTCTGTATTAGATGCGTCAGGTGTGGCTTCGTCTGTCCGGTCTACAAGGCCGTGGGGAGGGACTTCGGCGAGCCTCCATATGTGGGGCCTGTCGGCGTGATGTGGCTGGCCGTGACCCGCGGGCTTAGGGCGGCTGGGCCTTCCGCTATGATGTGCGCCCATGCGGGCAACTGCAGGGAGGTCTGCCCGATGAAGATAAATATACCGGAAATCATACGATATATAAAAACCAAATATTTAGCCCAATTAAGTAAATCATAA